In Hypanus sabinus isolate sHypSab1 chromosome 10, sHypSab1.hap1, whole genome shotgun sequence, the genomic stretch attccctaAAGGACtactgaatctttggacactacctcactttaaaaaaatatatacaaagcagtatttctgttttagcacttcttaaaaaaatctattcaatgtacacaGTTGACTTACttgacttttttttcctctctgctagattactattgcattgaactgctgcagccgagttaacaaatttcgcgtcgcatgccagtgataataaacctaattctaatGTACTTTCAGGTGTACATTTTCAATGCCTAATTGCATCAGGTTTGTAAGTGACAAACTCCTCTTCAACACTAGCAGCCTGATTTACTCAGGCAATCTGGTCATCATTGGACGACGGTACGCCCTAGCAAGTTTAAAATCTATTCGTTAAAAAGCTTCTTTTAAGCAAATCGGTGGTTCTGAAGGCAATTCCCAGTGTTGATATCCAAGCAGTTTATGAATAGACATATGGAAAAAGTATGGGGATTTAAAATTAAAGAGGGAAAAAACAGCTGTTTGGCGAGTGAAAAGGAAACTACCACTGCCAATACCTTCCCATTGCTTTGTGAACGAGACCACAGAGCAATATGCCGGAAATGCATTTTCGTCGCCATAGAGACACGAGGAACTTGCCACCGGGTCAGCCTACTTCACCACACCGCCTCCCAGAGCTCGACGTAATTATTCCTGGTCACGGGAATGGGGGTCTCACCTGTTGCGGGCTTCGCCAGGTGCCTGTACTATCCCATGCACAGGAGCGTACCGGCACACAGCAAACCTCAAACGCTTGTGGTTAAGCAAAAGCGCATGATGCAACCCACGGGTCAAAGATTTGAGTTTTCAAAATAGCATATAATACTGCTAACTAAAATCGCCTTCCATAATATGGTGTGCATTCACATTCGGCGTTTAAACGTTAGAACTGCCCTCCCATTTTTCTATCAGTGGACGGGCAATTAGCGACTGTGAACATTTTCCCCTGCGGACACAGGTGCCGGGGGCTGGACGTGTATATTGGTGTGGGATCTAGCGCACCAAAGCGTATTCCTACTACcccctcctcttcctcccaaacTAAAAAGCAATGTCGCCTCAAATTTCAGCTTAAATTGTGTTAATCTAAAGAATTGTTGCAAAGAGAGAAGGCAATAAATTAAGATATTCAAAGCGTGAGAATATTAGTCTTGTACCCTCGGGTAAACCATGTCTTTATCTGCATGTAATATGCAAACTCCAATACACAATGCAATAGCACGTGGGTCACTGCAAATACACAAAATAGGCGCAGTCTTTTTGTTTAATTGTTCCACTGCACCAGCTACAAAGCCATCTCCTTCCGCCACTAGCCTACTAGAGTTTATGACCTAGGTATCACTGCGTGGGAAGGACATACAGTATCTTGCAACAAGGCAGCCCATCTATGATACCCTGGTTTGCTCCTCTATCAACACGCAGTGAGCTCCAACTTAAACTACAGTATTTAGAgtatagtaaaaaaaaaactgcgcCACAGTGCCGTGCTCCAAGAAAAAGCACCGTAGATATCAATCGTCTGTTTTATTTTAAGGGGAAGTCAATTATAAACTTAAAGTAAGTGAATTACATTGAGGAAATACCCTTTAAATATGACAAGTAAAACATAATCTCGTGAAGCCTAAAACAGTTTCTGGGACAATGATTAACCgagtttttgttttaaaaagtGGATATTTGGTAGTGTTACAAACTTAAATCAATTGCCCAAATCTTCGTCTGCAACGTAATACAGAGTTGCTTTAAATATTCATCAAGCGAAGTAAACGTCATTGACAAGGGATATCATTGGAGGAGGAGTGTAATACTTTTAAACAAATTATAGCGCGTCCTTTCTTACACCTCTGCGGCCTAACAATTATAATGTATAAATTATTTGCGTTTAAATCTGGCAGATTAACAGGACAATTGTTAAATCTCACCGTTCTTCGTCTTTAAATACAAATTTCCTTAATTTGAGATCTCTCAGTACCACGCCATTATCGTGGCAGTGGGCTACAGCAGACGTTATCTGGTAGAATAATCTTGCTGCTTCATCCTCTTTGAGCCTTTTGCAAGTGCGAACAAATGAGTGCATATCCCCATGGCTCTTTTCAAAGAAAACGTACGATCTTTGTTCCCCTAGAAGAATTTCAGTTATCTGATTGATGCCTTCATGTGCAGACAAACAAAAATATGCTGCTAATGTTTCTTGATATCGACCAATATCGAATACCTGTGGAAACAAAACAAATTAAGTTGCGCACCTTTCCCCGCCACTCCGAAAAGTAACAGTGATTCAACCTATTGATTGTTCtgctacaaaaaaaaactcaaggcTAAAACCCTGCATCCAATACAGCGGCCTTTATATTAAGTTTTCTTACTCCGTAGCTTCAGAGACAAATTAAACCGAAACTGAACTATTGGCAAATGAAATAACAAGTGCTATTTAAATTTCATAAATATACTTATTTCTTTAAAGGAAAGCTCGCATCTCTGGCACTATTTTCACATTAACAAAGAGACTGCACTTTCATGCAATTGCACTAGTGTATTGTGTTATGCAGCACGCGCACACATAATTGATGTTGAACCAAATGGCGTTTCATTGATCAAGGTATTGGTAATTGTTATTTTTTTACCTTACAAACGAGCTCCTCGCCGCTATGCAAATGCACTGCCCCAAGAACGCGGTCACCCTCTAATGGCTCCAACAATAGATACTGTCCGATTTGAGAAATGCAATGACACGAGTTAGGGGTTTCGGGTGGGCTGGGAGAGCCTAGGTTCGGGCTGAAACTCTGGCTGCAGTCACTAGTCCTCACACAAGATAATTCTTCATATTCGTGGTGAGTCTTATGCCTCGATCTTCCATGCCTTACAATGGTGATTGGACTGGATCTCTGTATGCTCATGGGGCTGTAAATAGAAATCCTCTCAAAAATAGATTCACTGACAAGCGTTCAGACAGTATTTTAGGAAGGATTTTACTCAGTAAACCTACTGTGAGAGCGTTTCCCCCTCGTTTTTCGTACTTTGGTCTAGGCTTGTAGATCCAGTAGTGAGTTTCctttcaaataaaaaaaaatcaggagtAAAAGAGGTTTCTTTATTATAAGATAAGCACCATTTGGAGTAACAATGTTAAGACTATGTTTTTATTGCTACAGTTTTTGTCTGTTGCATAGAGCGTTGTGATGTGTCAGATTTAAAGCACACAATCAACTGGAGTTCTCGAAGCGGAACGTGGAACGCCAACTCACAGTGCTTTTGTTCTTGTGGCTACGAGGGGGCATTCGCCGCAGCGAACACAAGAAAGAGTCGCCGAAGCGCTCGCAGACAAGCCAACCAGGTGGCAACTCAACTCCTCGCCCTCCAACTCTAGGTGGCGTCCGCTCTCCTCTCTCGCCGTCTTTCTCCTTGCAGCTGGAAACAAATAGCCTCAAACTATCATAAAACAAGAGTATGGCATTCACTCTCTTGTCATCTGCTTTGCAACGTCCAGCAAGTAAAACTTTAAGGGAATTTCTTTTGCCCACACGCACTCTCTCATGAGAAAGTCTTTGGCTGACGATTTCCTTCCGATATTGGCGAGCAGCAGTGTGTGtttatataattatataaaataaaaaaggTAACAGTCAAGGACAAAAGATCAATCGTATCGTGTTCCACCGTGCACAGTCTGTTTCTTCCAAAACTCGGAATCAAACACAGCGATGGCTTTAAATATCTCAAGAAAGAACTCCCGATGCGTTTGCTACTGCACAGTTGTTCAGATGACGATCTTGGATGCACAATTTTTTGGCAAAACAAAATCCAAACCAAACCCCAAAAAATCTGCAGCTTGTTTGCTCTAAAGTAAGGGATGGCCGACAGGACCAGGCCAATCCCTCTCAGCAACAGTCGATATAAGACATTTTCAATCGCCGTGTGTTACTTACGTGGCTGCAATCTGAATAATGTCAGCAGCACTCACACTTACTTACATTAAATGCAATCGCTGACTGCGGTCCACTGCGCCTCACACTAACCTGATAAGTAATCAGCCCGCCTCCCGTTTCCACTGACCTGTCAATAACACAAACATTATGTGATGCATTGGATAAAATAAGTGTCAATCAAATCGTGCGTCACTTCTGGTGCTTGTATTAGGCTGATCTTTACCTCACTTCGTTAAGTAGGTGATATCCCTCCGCACAGAGCGTACGGCTCTAACCTTCCTAGTCTCTTGTTATACTTGCAGATAATTCGTTATGTCACTCATAATAAGCCTCCAAAGAGGTGTCGCTGAGAAAAGAGTTGAGTTTCTTGTGTTTAGTTTTTGTGCAGCGGAGGGAATACTTGGGATTTGTGCATCGGACTCTTTTCTTGTTACTTTGGTATTCAATGAAGTGGCAGCGGGTGCGGAGGGGGCTGCGAGGTGGTGAGTGGGCTCGCAACCTGATCCCGAGCAGCTGCGTCTCTTTATTCATAGTTATTCATAGAGGAGGTGAATGCTGAGTGAGTGTTGTGCAATACAGGCAGGAATGTAGTCAGCAGGAAGAAAGCCACAGGCAACAGCATTCTTTCTTGTTCACCATCTCCCAAAGTAAATGGGAATGTAATGATAATTCGCGTTTGGGGACAACGGCTATATATTTTCACAAACTGTTTTCTCGCAATATTCATATCTTGAATTTAGTAATATTTCGCGACTGGCAAATAGGCAAAACTAAGTTTGGAGAAGATGATTTCCAAAATTTAAAAAGTCACGAGGCCTTTATTAAATACCACACCATCATTGCCTTTAAAAGGTCATATGGCCTCCCTGGGTTTTCAATTACTGAGGCGTTGTGGTCCTTGTTGGTTcactttgagttttttttttgcattgcttTTGTTTGGCCAGGATACGGCCTGTCTTCCAGTTCGTTTTTTGTGTCTTGATGCCTACTCGTTAGCCACCCCTGGCAGAGAGTTGCACTACACGTTCATTAACTTCCTACATTACGTTTTGATTTTGCGGACCTGACCCCCTTACACTGCATGGACTAACTTACTGTACTTGCATTTGACACTCTCCACTCTGAATTTTTCCAGAATATTATCCTGCTCTGCAGCACAATTATGCCATTTCATCAATAAGCTGTTGCACTAATAGCACCTTATTCTTTCCTGTCTTGCAGGATAATGAAATTGATTTGAGTGGGATGACATTGCAGTGTTTTTATTTCTTGGGTATATCTGAAAGCTTTATTTGGCATTTCTccagcttttttttcttttgcacaacTGGACTGAGGTTAGCTGAAGTGGTCAATAACAGATAACCAGACTAGCCTCATTTTCAATGGAGTTTTCCACAAGTgtgtagatatatatatatctgttaCGAAACTGCCTGTGTGCTTTCAGCTGCACTAACTTGCTCTGAACATTGAGGGAGCCCTATACACAGTGTTCTCTTTCTCTGTTAGTTTTTGTCCAGTGTTCCCAATAAACCATCTAAATCTCTACAGGCCTCATTTGCCCCAAACTGCTCCCACCTGACAGCACTTATTGATCAGTACAGTAACTGGTTGCTCTGGGAGTCAGCACAATCTCCGTACTCTTCATAAGCAGGAACTTTAGctttttcaatgttcatttatGATCATTAAAAGAGTAAGTAGAGAAGACAAGGAGAGAAGTATGCTAGGTGTGGGATTCTGTTGGACTACAAAACAGCATCAGTGAATTCAAAGAAACTTCTTTACCCAAAAAGAATTACAAATATTACTGCAGGGTCTCATTGAAGACAACAGAGTAAATTAATTTAAGGGGAGTTTGGCCAAGTGCACAAGATAAAAGAATAGAGGATTGTGCTGATAGATTCGGATGAACAGCGAAAGCAAGGAATTCTAGCAGACTCCACAGactaggcagcttctatggatgCTGcactgcctgctgagttcctccagcattttgtgtgtgttgctcggatttccagcatctgcagactttcttttgTTGGTGACTCTAGCAGACTGATTAGTTGGAAGGGCCTTTTTATGTTTACCAGATATGAAAACGGATTTTAATGCTAAAATTCACAGGAAAGGGAAATGTTTATTTACCTTAATCAATTTAACTGCTTGAGAAAGGAGTTAATCGTTTAAAAGGTAGAAGCATACCTTTCCATAGCTACATCAGATGCCATCTTATGCTTCCAATGCTAATTCTGTATTAATGATTTTAAAATGCATATTTCCTTTATAGCTGTCATACTTGGAGAGGATAAAAGGATACGTTGACAACATAATTGTCTTTTAAATAATAAATCACTGGCACAACAATGTTGAAAATAGTTGGTAATCTTGGTGGTTCAGGCCAATGATTCAGCAGACTTAACGTAAGGTTTCCATGTTTTACAACATGGAAATTGTCACTGAGTCCATTCCAACCATTCCACTCCCACCCAATTACACAGatattacattttattttattcacCTCAACTCCCTGTAGATTCTACCACTTACCTACACTAGGAGCACTTTACTGTGGCCAATTAACCAGAATGTGGGAAACAAAGTGAAGCagatggtcactgggagaatgtgcaaactgaaCGTAGATGGATCCCAAGGCCGTAGATGAACTTTGAACCAGCAGTGGCAGTGTGCTTAAATCTTTACTTGCCTAACACttaaatttttaaatttataCAGAATTGTAAAGTTGAAGAGAAGGATCATTAACAACTTGAAGTAAATATTCTCCATGTCGTTTGTTCTTAAAAAGTACATGCATTTTATTTTGGATTTGCATTTCTATGTCCAGGATTAGAATTTAATCCAGTCCAGATTTATCATAAAAATTCATTTTATACAaaatttattttggctttttcagCATGGGCACACCTAAAATTGCAAATAATGTAATGTCAAACCAATCAGACTGCATGATTAATTAAAAAGAAATTGCATTTtgtttctaaggaagtagaaggaACCCATTGAGATTACCCTATCTTTGATCACAGCTAATCTGATTTTGGTGTTAATACCACTTTCCCCTTCGATTCCTCCTGAATCCTCCAATAAATCAATATTGATTGTTGCAATTGATCTACCTTCACAGCTATCTAGTGTAGGGTTCAAGAGTCATCATCCTCTGAAAGAAATTCTTGTTTTTCTGCCTTAAGCGGGTAACACCTGAAACCATAGAATCATTAAGGACACACCACAGATACATGTCTTTCTGCCCATCAAATCCTTGATaacccatttaaactgcctggtaCCTTtaatctgcacccagaccatagccctccatacccctcccatcacatacctatccaaacttctcttcaatgtcgAATTTGAAATTGTTCCattacttgtgctggcagcttgttccacactctcaccaccctttgatgaagaagtttcccttcaagttacccttaaacatttcacctttcacccttagcccatgacctctagttgtagtcacacccaagctcagtggaaaatcctgcttgcatttatcctataccccacataattttgtatagttctatcaaatctcccctcattcttttaaattctagAGAATAAACTTCtatcctattcaatctttcctttttactcaggccctccagacccACCAgtattctctgtactctttcaaacttatttacatctttcctgtaggtggatgactgaaactgcacacaataagtactctaaattaggccaGAAGCTTTCTTCATGAACCAATCTACTTGTGATGTGACTTTCAATGCATTATGGAcctctattcccagatccctttgttctaccacactcctcagagccctaccactcactgtgtaagacctacccctgGCTGGTgctcccaaagtgcaaaacctcagcTTGTTAGCAttaaaattccatctgctatttaccagcccatttttccagctggtccatatTTCACTGCAGGTTTTGATAGTTATTCTTGCTGTCcaatacacccccaatcttggtgtcatccacaaatttgctgatccagttaatcactttatcatccagatcattaatatagatgagaaACAACACCGGACTCAGTACCGTTCCTTGGGGCACCCcccctagtcacaggcctccaatcagagaggcaactatctaccaccacactctggcttctcccacaaagccagtgtctaattcaACCTACTACCTCTTCTTCAATGCCACGTGACTGAACCCTCTTaaccaatctcccatgtgggaccttgtcaaatgccttactaaagtacatgtagacaatatccactgccttgcctttatcagctttcctggtaacttcctcaaaaaactctgtaagattggttagacatgaccataTCATGCACAAGGTCATGCTAACTATCCTTAATCAATccccgtctatccaaatactcatatatccagtcccttagaataccttccaataacttccccactattgatgtcaagctcactggcctataatttcctggtttaatcTTAAAATCATTGTAAAACAGTGGAACAactttagctatcctccagtcctccaggaccttatCTGTCGCTAAGGccaatttaaatatctctgctagggatcctgtaatttctgcacttgcctctcacAGGGTCCAAGCtagttgtcaggccctggggatttgtccaccctaatttgcttcaagacagcaagcagctcctgctctgtaatctgtatagggttccGAGCCTCACTGTTGCTTCTACAGACTCTGCGTCCATCTCCCGACCAAATGCAGATGCAAAAGCGCCATTTAAGACCTCCCCTATCGCCTTTGGCCCCATGCATAGATTACTAATCTGATCTTTCAGAGAATGAATTTTGTCCTTGCATTTCTGTAGAAGTCTTTAgtgctccctcccccaccccaccattccccattcccttttctctctctaccTTATCTTCTTTTTTTCCGAgccaaggcctcaatatctcttgaaaaccaaggttcctacatttgttatttttaccttttattttgacaggcagAATCAAGCTTTGTTCTctcaaaatcttttttttaaagggcTCCCACTTACTAAGTATAGTATTGCCGGAAAACAgcctatcccaatccacacttgccagattatTTCTGACATAATCAAAATTGGACCACACTTATATTTTTGCATAAGTACTTTGAAACAAATTGCATTATGATCtcgagatgcaaagtgttcccctacacaaacttcagtcacctgcccagtctcattctctaatagcagatcagaaacaaaagacgatggaattgatggcgttgttgcaaagtttgcaaatattACGAagctaggtggaggggtaggtagttttgaggaagtacagaggctacaGAGGACTTAGACAGAATAGGAGAATGCTCAAAGaagtgcagatggaatacagtatcagtAAGTGTATGattaagcactggtgaagcctcacttggagtattgtgagcagctttaggccgcttatcttagaaaggatgtgttgacactggagagggttcacaggagGTTCGtgtaaatgattccaggattgaacagcttctattatgaagagcatttgatggttctgggcctgtattcactggaattccgaagaatgaggggtgaccaaattgaaacctattgaatggtgaacagTCTTGGTAgactggatgtggaaaggatggttcctatggtgtgagagtctaagaccagagaacacagcctcagagtagaggggcatccttttagaatggagatgctgAAGAACtactttagctagagagtggagaATCCATCTCCCCCCTTGATCCCATCcattctatcatgtctaaaacaactaTACTTTCCTTTCTCAGGAAAAGTATCTTTTTACATCTCGAGTATTTCCAAACTCATAAATCATCCTGACCATATGTTATACACCTCAAGGttttgaaagagatagctgaagagattgtggagacattagtaatgatcttttaaaaatcaataaattcTAGCATGGTTCCTGAGGacaggaaatttgcaaatgtctttccactgtttaagaagggaaagaggcagaaaaaaaaggaaattatgggccagttagtctgacctcagtggttgggaagatattggagttgttaaggatgtggtttggaggtacttggaggcacatgataaaataagccatagtcagcataATTTCATTGATGGaacatcttgcctgataaatcttttggaattctttgaagaaataacaatcaggatagacaaaggagaattggtgaatgttgtgtacctggattttAGAAGGCCTTTAACTAGGTGtcgctcatgaggctgcttaaggagttaatagcccatggtattacaggaaagatgccagcatggataaagcagtggatcaTTGGCAGGAGACGAActatgggaataaagggagcctttcctggttggctaccGGTAACTAGTTTTGCTCCACAGGGCTCtgagttgggactgattctttttacgttatatttcAAAGACCTgggtgatggctttgtggccgagtttgtagacaatacaaagattagtggaaggacaggtagttttgaggaagttgaccggctacagaaggacatagagaaattaagagaatgggctaagaagtgtcagatggaatacactgtcaggaagtggatggtcatgtactttggtagaagaaataaaagggtagactattttctaaaaggagagaaaattcaaaaatcggaggt encodes the following:
- the trib2 gene encoding tribbles homolog 2 isoform X1 — encoded protein: MSIQRSSPITIVRHGRSRHKTHHEYEELSCVRTSDCSQSFSPNLGSPSPPETPNSCHCISQIGQYLLLEPLEGDRVLGAVHLHSGEELVCKVFDIGRYQETLAAYFCLSAHEGINQITEILLGEQRSYVFFEKSHGDMHSFVRTCKRLKEDEAARLFYQITSAVAHCHDNGVVLRDLKLRKFVFKDEERTQVKLESLEDAYILNGEDDALSDKHGCPAYVSPEILNTNGSYSGKAADVWSLGVMLYTMLVGRYPFHDVEPGSLFSKIRRGQFNIPETLSPRAKCLIRSILRREPLERLTSREILDHPWFASDFSASSSGYGANEKEAVDQLVPDVNMDVELDPFFN